The DNA segment GGTTCAATTTTGGTAACGGCTAAAGGAATGACTCGCTCTTGTAACTGCCAAACTCGAACCACATCTTGGCAAAAATCCTCGAATAATTGTGTCCCTGGTAAATCATAGGGGGGAAATAACTCATGAGGACGAGATTCAGCGAATTTCCGTAAAGCAAAGGGGTTGGGGTCTGGATGATGAACTGCGGGCGATCGCAAATGGGGAATTTCCAAAGCTGCAAATTGCTGATTCCAGCCACTCATCCATCTACCACTGGGGTCAAATACCAGAAATTTCCCCCTCAGAGACTGCCGTTTTTGCAGTAGATGGGTAGTCAAAGTTAGAGCATGAGGCCCTGCGCCAACAATAGCTAAGTCGGTTTTTTTGGTCATTTTGTTAGTTGTCAGTTGTCAGTTGTTATTTGCCCCCCTTGCCCCTCTGCCCTCCACGTCTAAAGCAACATCAGTGCTACTTCTTTGGCAAAGTAGGTGAGAATTAAATCTGCGCCGGCGCGTTTCATGCTGGTTAAAGATTCCAAAATCACTTGTTTTTCATTAATCCAACCCATTTGAGCCGCAGCTTTGATCATGGCGTATTCGCCACTGACGTTGTAGGCTGCAACTGGTAACTGGGTAGCTTGCTGGACTTGATGAATGATATCTAGGTAAGCTAGGGCAGGTTTTACCATAACAATATCTGCACCTTCGACAATATCTAGTTCTACTTCTTTAATTGCTTCTCTGGCGTTGGCTGCATCCATTTGATAGGTTTTTTTGTCGCCAAATTTGGGGGCGGAATCTAACGCATCCCGAAAGGGGCCGTAATAGGCGGAGGCGTATTTAGCGGAGTATGCCAAAATCCCTACATTGATGTAGCCTTCTGCATCTAAGGCTTGACGGATTGCGCCAATTCTGCCGTCCATCATGTCGGAAGGGGCAACAAAATCTGTACCGGCGGCGGCTTGGGAAAGTGCCATTTTCACTAACATTTCCACTGTGGGGTCATTTAAGATTGTGCCGTTTTCATCAACTAAACCATCGTGTCCATGTGTGGTGAAGGGGTCAAGGGCTACGTCAGTGATCACAACAATATCGGGAACTGCTTGTTTAATGGCTTTGACTGTTTGCTGTACTAATCCCTCTGGGTTGTAGCTTTCTGCACCGATGTCATCTTTCTTATTTTCGGAGATGACAGGGAAAAGTGCGATCGCCGGAATTCCTAGCTGTGATACTTCGGCTATCTCTTTGAGCAACAAATCTAGGGAGTAGCGATAACATCCTGGCATGGAAGTAATTTCTACTTTCTGCCCCTCTCCTTCCATGACAAACATCGGATAAATCAAATCATCCACTGTCAGGGTAGTTTCCCGCACCATCCGCCTCAGTGTTGCAGTCCGACGCAACCGACGGGGGCGTTGCAACAGGTTCAATGGTTTGGCGGTAGATGAATTTTCAACTGACATAAGACTTCACAAGATTGATAACCATTATCATAATGGAAGCCGTTCATTTTGTGTTGTAGGAACGCTCAGATCCCCGACTTTTTTAAAAAGTCGGGGATCTATGAACTCGTGCTTATGCTAAAGGCAAACAAAAGCGGAACGTGCTGCCAATACCTAGTTCACTATCTAGATGAATTTCGCCACTTTGTAGTTCTACTAGGTGTTTAGTGATAGTTAAGCCAATACCTGTGCCACCGGAGTGGCGATCGCGCGATTGATCAGCTCGCCAAAAACGCTCAAATACATGGGGTATATCCTCGGAAGCAATACCAATACCTGTATCAATCACAGCAATCCAGAGTTGCCTGTTTTCTGTCCATGTACGGATAGTAATTGAACCTGTTGTAGTATAACGGATGGCGTTACCTAGCAAGTTGACTAATATTTGTTCTGTGCGATCGATATCTGCTAATACAAGAGGCATTTGGGGTGTCAATTCCGCAAGTAATACTGGGCCATCCTCTAACAATTGATCGCTAAATCTTTCAACTAAAGACTCTAATAAAGGATATAAATTGACAGACTGTATTCTAATAGGTAAATAACCAGCTTCTGCCTTCGATAATTCTTGTAAATCGTTGACTAATCGTTCTAAACGTCTAGTTTCTTTCGCCAAGCGCCGATAAACCTCTGGGGATGGTTCAATTTCACCATCGGCAAGTTCTTCTAAATAACCACGCACAACTGTTAACGGTGTGCGTAGTTCATGAGTCATATCACCTATCAGTTCCCGCCGTCGTGCTTCCACCCCTTCCAAACTGGCAGCCATGCGGTTAAAACTCGTACCCAAGCGATTGAGTTCGGGGATGTCAGACAAAGGTAGCCGCGCTTGTAGATGACCAGCAGCAAACTGTTGAGTTATTTGTTCCATCTCAGTTAATCGCTGCATAATCCTTTTAGAAACCCAGTAACTCAAGCCTCCCGCAGCCGTGCTACCGACTAAGACTGACCAAATAGTGCTGCTGCGCCAAGCTATCTCAAACCCTTGGACTAAATCTGCACGAACATTAATTAAATTCACCCCTTCACTTTCCAATCTTTCTAAGTGCAGGACAAAAAAGCGGGGCGACGAAACTTTACTAATAATGACAAGACTAATTAATCCCACTATCATCACCACTAAGTGGGAGACAAACAAGCGGGATGCTAAAGGTAGGGATTTTGTCCAACGCCAACCTTTTTTAATCATGCGGAAATTACAGGAGAGTCTTCAAATTTATAGCCAACTCCGACAACAGTTTTAATAAAACTGGGATTGGTGGGATCAGGTTCAATTTTTTTCCTGAGCCTAGCTACATGAGTATCTACAACACGCTCATCACCAAAAAAATTATCTCCCCACAATTTGTCAATTAGTTGGGTACGGTTCCACACTCGCCCAGGATTGCTGACAAAAGTGCTTAATAAATTAAATTCTAAAGTGGTTAAATCTAAAGCTTCTGGTTGATGGGAATCTATTTGACGACTGGCAGTTCGTTGGTCTAAATCTACTATAAAGTGTTGAGTCCGATTTACCTGATTTTGTCCCCCTTGACGTAAGCTGCGCCGTAGAAGCGCCCTGACACGCGCCACCAACTCTCTAGGGCTGAAGGGTTTAACCATATAGTCATCAGCACCCGTAGACAAGCCGATTACCCGGTCTATTTCCTCACCTTTAGCTGTGAGCATTAGTATATAAGGGTCTTTTGCCCCAGGTTTCTGGCGAATTCTCGCGCAAACTTCCAACCCATCCAGCCCAGGAATCATCAGGTCTAGGATGATTAAATCTGGTGGTCGTTCGTGAAACATTTGTAGAGCATTGATCCCATCGCGGCTAGTCCGACAGGAAAAGCCCTCTTTTTCTAAAGAATGTTGAATTAACTGAGCAATTTCTGATTCATCCTCAACAATTAGAATGTCCATTTTGACGTAAGGTACGCAGCGTAATTTCTTTGGTTGTTATTTTATTCCAGCAACTGCAAGAGTTCTGATAGTAATTAATTTAACACTTATGTTTTTAGTTCTACTTGAGCTAGATATAGCTTTTAGGTTATCAAAGAAAAGCAGAGGGTAGAAGGGATGAATCAATTCAAAATTCAAGACAGTAGGGTGGGCAATGCCCACCATATTAAGGTTTTAGTGGGCATTGCTCACCCTACGTATATTTCTAACTTTTAAATCCTAAAGATTAGAATTAGATAATGTTCGATAGCCATATCCTAGATGGGAATCCTTTTGGATATA comes from the Nostoc sp. PCC 7120 = FACHB-418 genome and includes:
- a CDS encoding response regulator transcription factor — protein: MDILIVEDESEIAQLIQHSLEKEGFSCRTSRDGINALQMFHERPPDLIILDLMIPGLDGLEVCARIRQKPGAKDPYILMLTAKGEEIDRVIGLSTGADDYMVKPFSPRELVARVRALLRRSLRQGGQNQVNRTQHFIVDLDQRTASRQIDSHQPEALDLTTLEFNLLSTFVSNPGRVWNRTQLIDKLWGDNFFGDERVVDTHVARLRKKIEPDPTNPSFIKTVVGVGYKFEDSPVISA
- a CDS encoding sensor histidine kinase, encoding MIKKGWRWTKSLPLASRLFVSHLVVMIVGLISLVIISKVSSPRFFVLHLERLESEGVNLINVRADLVQGFEIAWRSSTIWSVLVGSTAAGGLSYWVSKRIMQRLTEMEQITQQFAAGHLQARLPLSDIPELNRLGTSFNRMAASLEGVEARRRELIGDMTHELRTPLTVVRGYLEELADGEIEPSPEVYRRLAKETRRLERLVNDLQELSKAEAGYLPIRIQSVNLYPLLESLVERFSDQLLEDGPVLLAELTPQMPLVLADIDRTEQILVNLLGNAIRYTTTGSITIRTWTENRQLWIAVIDTGIGIASEDIPHVFERFWRADQSRDRHSGGTGIGLTITKHLVELQSGEIHLDSELGIGSTFRFCLPLA
- the hemB gene encoding porphobilinogen synthase, whose protein sequence is MSVENSSTAKPLNLLQRPRRLRRTATLRRMVRETTLTVDDLIYPMFVMEGEGQKVEITSMPGCYRYSLDLLLKEIAEVSQLGIPAIALFPVISENKKDDIGAESYNPEGLVQQTVKAIKQAVPDIVVITDVALDPFTTHGHDGLVDENGTILNDPTVEMLVKMALSQAAAGTDFVAPSDMMDGRIGAIRQALDAEGYINVGILAYSAKYASAYYGPFRDALDSAPKFGDKKTYQMDAANAREAIKEVELDIVEGADIVMVKPALAYLDIIHQVQQATQLPVAAYNVSGEYAMIKAAAQMGWINEKQVILESLTSMKRAGADLILTYFAKEVALMLL